acccctttggcttctctactaaggtccacactttgttgcgcttgaagttgctgagttcttcgtgcatagcttccaaccaatccgaatcttcaagggcttcaaatactttcttgggttccactaaggagatataagcatgatggttgctaaaattagccaattgtcttcttgtggaaacctttgcccttatatcaccaagaaccttatcatgagtgtgatcacgaagctcaaggttcctttctcttcttgctagacgacgggcctcgatctcctccttggttcttcttggcctttgaggtatcacttgatcaacttgatcttttgggtccccgtcttgaccttcaacttgagcaactacaatttcttgtgggtgctcaacatcatgtgcttgatcttggacatcatttggtgcagaGCAAATATCCAATGTATACTCgccggaaccatcatgaattcttggttgatcttgaccttgatcttgtccttgatcttgcccttgatcttgttcttgatcttgcacactagagggagggttttgttcttgttcttgggttggtgcatcatttgcttcacttgatggggtttgttgatgttgagaagatgagggctccaccgtggtagagcatagtccttcccgagatgccacaccgtgtccctcaacggggcggaaaaatcccacacccattcttactatggcatcttgaggtatttcatcacctgcacatacatcaacttgccccacttgggagccatcattttcttcgaacctcacactacaagattcaatgataatcccggaggctatatcaaagattctataagtgtgagactcggcaccgtaaccaacaaatatacccatcaaagctttaggagcgaatttagatatgcgaacccctttgattttgtagaaacacttacacccgaacaccttgaagtatgagatattaggcttgttaccggtgagtatttcatatggagtcttgttcaagcccttgcggagatagagccgattggaggagtgacaaatggtggagatggcttcggcccaaaagttatagcgggatttatactccgccatcataggccttgccatatccataagagtccgattcttcctctccgcaacaccattttgttgaggggtgtaagcagcggaatattgatgacgaatcccctcatcactaagaaaatcattgagtgtgtagttcttgaactcggagccgttgtcacttcttattgccataatgaggaggttgtgttggcgttgcacctcggtagcaaagtcaatgaatatttgttgagtctcatctttcgtcttgagaaagtagacccaagtgtatcttgagtagtcatcgacaatcaccaagcaatgtttcttcgcaccaagacttgcatgagtaacgggaccaaagagatccacatgaaggagctccaagatcctcttggaagagatgatggtcttgcttgggtgcggagagtcatgcattttgccttcaacacaagccctacaaacacgatctttggcaaaagacacattttccattagtcccacaatatggttccccttgtgaagactttgcaaagttctcatgttgacatgggctaggcggcgatgccacaaccaacccacgtccgcctttccgaataggcacatcgcacttgtcgtggtggtccccgaaaagtccaccacatacaagttgtgttcgcgatacccaacgaatgcgacttttagagtcttgctccacaagaggaccacaatatcattatcaataaagacggcgaaacccatcttgccaagggcggaaacggaaagcaaattgtaaccaagggttttgacaagcatgacatccacaagagtaatgttgtgtgcaaccacaaccttgccaaaacccaatacctcggatgtagaattatcgccaaaggagacggtgatatgatttatgttgggcctcaactccttgacgaggttcttgccgccggtcatatgacttgtacatccactatcaagtacccattttgaacctccgacggcatagtcctacatgagatcaattcttggatttaggtacccatttttcaatgggtcctcttttgttagcaacaagggtctttgggacccaaatagaccaagcaacataaccatcatatggaccaacatatttagcataaacatcaccataataatctttaaagagaacatagtgagggttatctattcccgcaccatcatcattaatggttttgccctttcgggtttcaccattagctttctcatgtgcgggtttAGCCTTTTTCTTGTTGGCATtcttagccttggtattaaaaccaagtccctccttcccattgtttgacctttgcttactcaaaagatcatccaaggaaagtttactttggggagaggaggccttagcaagttcatctttcaacctagcattttcctcaataatatttgcatgttcacatgaaggagtagtggtactaggtatgtcatatgaagcaagcctaatttgaagttgctcataagactcggagaggagagagtattcactcttcaaggctttgtgagccttgtctagttcatctagatccttcacaagtttctcatgatcaacaccaaatttggccttttcttttataagcactttagtcttagctctagcaagatctctagctttagtgagcttgttaagtttatcttgaggttcttcaagattttctagcttctcttcaagagatgctatagtttcttgacattcctcaagagcatttttaagagcatgtatttctagagagtcttctctctctatttggcactttttctcaagagtatcatttagttgagccatacgaaccatgagacttgaaacatgcttcttagtgttaccttgtaggttactaatgaaatcatcaaactctagcatttcttgtttcacttttagactagcggggtcaacccctagatcattagaaatgttaggcatagaggggttaggggatgatacctcggaagatttagccatgaggcaactttcttcctccacatgaatgacttcattgggagattcacttgttgatgaagagttagtagagagggaggcaagggcaaccaatccatttgaggttgcatcttcttcatcatcaacatcttcatctccggaggtatactcttcttgagttgatagcacaatagatgtgtccaaggtggaccttgccatgaagcaatgtgcattcttgcgttgagggttctcattgggtgaatcaaagagagaggaagagggaatgttggtggtgacaatggcggccacttctcttgagctttcctcatcatcatcactagcacttgcaatctcatcggaagagtattcttcattagcaactagcacaatccttgagggcctcttgcccttcttgttcttgttatagaatttcttgttggggggctttgaatatttgccctttgagtctttgctcttgtccttggggatgagccttccaccatgagtctccctattctcatagggacattcggcaatgaaatggcgcttgtcattgcaattgtagcaagatcttgctcttgggcccgagcttgagggaccccttgagttgtttctcttgatgttgtcctccttggccttggaaggatcaatccaaaaggtgtttgcatggaatgccatgtggtcatggtagtggtgttccaagtcttccggataggtcatgctccaagatgccctataagattcttgaggaatcacttcttgcacggggtcaaccaccaaggcaaggttggacccttttgtcatcccaatggcacgattgcgggaatcatgagagttttgctcaagcaccttgagagcttgcatctcgtgcacggcttgttgagaggtgagagaggcatagcattctcttccgacaagagtcttgacatcaataggctcgaacggcatcatgcactcaatgtacttctccttgatccaagagtcattaatgtgagaggctccaacaatccggaaggcgtcggcaacggtgaggagtcttccatacatgtcttcatgatcttcatccggaagcctcatgaatccttcggctttattccgaagagcattatacttgttccttcttgtgctctcacttccaatgcaactcgtggccaaagcatcccaagcctccttggcggtggtgaaatgccgaacacgagacaactcctttgtccccacggcagtttgaatcatgtgcaaggcggtgttgttgagttgactatcaaccgcttctcttctagtcaacttcttggggttgtaaggattgaagccttcctcgatgattctccaaagttcattggaggcactgcgaacatgagagctaaactcaaattgccaagtatcgtaatcattaacagaaaacttaggtgggtcgccccggatgtttatatgaggatggggaaccggtatatcgggtgattggaaaggtggaggtactcgattgtagctctcacttccactagttcccttgggagatgcaatggggggtttgatagtgtttaagttatcaccatccatgggtgtggtagcggaaggtaataccgaagtatcaccctctacaaccgcatccgtgatattaacctctatggtgggagccacgggacggggaggagccaaaagctcggaaatcatttttctcatgctttccatttgagcatccatggatgacttcaacgaattgatatcctccatggtgaccggcctagtctccccttccgacggtccatcgtccggcatactcttaggcggttaagcccgaaataagagccgaggctctgataccaattgaaaggatcgtatgccgcacctagagggggggggggggtgaataggtgctaaccaatttttagttctttttcaatttaggcttgacacaaaaggtaaattctctagatatgcaactaagtgaatttacctatatgacaaggctaacaactaagcaagatataactaagcaatataagagatagaataggatagaggtaaccgagagtggagcacgcgatgacacggagatgattcccgtagttcccttcctttgcaagaaggtacatctacgtttggaggagtgtggttgctacgaaagccaaaccaacagccacgaaggcttcactcagatctccggtgagcaacgccacgaaggcctagcccacttccactaagggatttcctcgaggcggaaaccgggcctttacaaggttcttggggcacacatccacaaccgaattggaggctcccaaatctgttacaacacaacaatcaacaacaatacatcaacacaaatcaaccagggaaccaaataggaacactagcatgagatccatcaaacaagagagggggaaatgagaatcgcttcggtgaggatgtagatcggtgtcttctccttcgaatctccaaagatcaagagctttggttgggggaggaaggagatcttgcaaatcttgtgtttcttgaggtggctctaatggaggtggcttggcagatttcttgtgcaatgattgagcaagcaaccaaggtagaagaaggggggtatttatacccccccacaaaaatgagccgttgcggcttaggggccggatattccggcctaagtaagggccggataatccgcccccccggataatccggccttcgggacaaaaccatgacattatccggccaaatgtccggccctatgccagacttggttttcttcaggtccttagccaaattcgagggggccggatatttccaaaatatccggcccggatattccggccctggtacaataccgggacaatatccgggcaaaaatccggcccctatactgcgctgcttttcctcaaagacttagccgaaaactgggggccggatatttcaacaatatccggcccggattatccggcctgaccaACTTTGCTGTTTTTCTTTTGACAGACAGACCATATCCAACACACAAGAATATGTatatatgtaatccctgtaccacttaaacaaacattagtgtatcacatatattgacatcaaacacacaaaacataatgtgcgaGATGTTCTTTCAAAGTGAAGGCTGATGGTACAATGCAGCACGTCTTCCCTCGAACTCAGAGTTTAGGCCTTTCAGAAATTTCATCACTCGCCTGCGTTCAATCCACTTTCTAGTAGCAGCAATGCAATCTGCATGATGGAGCTCCAGAGGATCATAGTGATCTAAATCAGCCCACAAATGCTGCAGCTCAGCGACATACTCCATCACAGACTTGTCCTCTTGTCTCAGTTCACTCAGTCTCTCCTCTGTTTCAGCCATCAACATTACATTCCCTTCACCTGAATACAATTTCTTTAAGGTCTTCCATACTTCAGCTGCACTAGAGAGGATCTCCACAGATGCTGCAATTGTTGGGGATAAGGAATTTAACAGCCACGCAACAATCAGCGAATTAGTAGTACTCCACACCTTCCATTTTGGAGATGTCTTGTCCCCTGGCTCGGCTGCTTCACCCTCAACATAGCTCTCCAAGTCTTTAGTCCTTAAGATGAGCAAAGCCCTTCTTGACCAGCTCAAATAGTTTTTTACGCCTTCCAACTTGATCTCATTGGATGGCAGTTCAATCTTCTGGGTCTGCTCTGAAA
This region of Lolium perenne isolate Kyuss_39 chromosome 2, Kyuss_2.0, whole genome shotgun sequence genomic DNA includes:
- the LOC139835416 gene encoding uncharacterized protein, giving the protein MGENQGLEKTLEKLAELLTAKAGGVLSSHSTVSEQTQKIELPSNEIKLEGVKNYLSWSRRALLILRTKDLESYVEGEAAEPGDKTSPKWKVWSTTNSLIVAWLLNSLSPTIAASVEILSSAAEVWKTLKKLYSGEGNVMLMAETEERLSELRQEDKSVMEYVAELQHLWADLDHYDPLELHHADCIAATRKWIERRRVMKFLKGLNSEFEGRRAALYHQPSL